A region of Brevundimonas sp. NIBR10 DNA encodes the following proteins:
- a CDS encoding SDR family NAD(P)-dependent oxidoreductase produces the protein MRRLEGKIAIVTGGAGGIGSATARRLTSEGAITVIADHDLERAKAVADDIGHSATAAFYDAGKMDTVEALVVSTVAQFDRLDILLNNAAITTPQIQKDDTTAVDIAFETWDRVMAVNLRGYLAGCKYAVPAMLKTGGGAIVNTASGSGLVGDLSRIAYGTSKAGVIALTRSVATQYGRQGIRCNAVAPGLILTESAREGVPELIELIQNHVLTPRLGTPEDVAAVVAFLASEDAGFINGETIVCNGGSLAHQPHTHDLAQYLEGRH, from the coding sequence ATGAGACGGCTAGAAGGCAAGATCGCCATCGTCACCGGCGGGGCCGGTGGCATCGGCTCCGCGACCGCCCGCCGGCTGACGTCCGAAGGCGCGATCACGGTGATTGCCGACCACGATCTGGAGCGCGCGAAAGCCGTGGCGGACGATATTGGCCACAGCGCCACCGCGGCCTTCTACGACGCGGGGAAGATGGACACGGTCGAGGCCCTGGTCGTCTCGACCGTGGCGCAATTCGATCGTCTGGACATCCTGCTGAACAACGCCGCCATCACGACGCCGCAGATCCAGAAAGACGACACGACGGCGGTCGATATCGCCTTCGAGACCTGGGACCGGGTCATGGCGGTCAACCTTCGGGGCTATCTGGCCGGCTGCAAATACGCGGTTCCGGCCATGCTCAAGACCGGGGGCGGCGCGATCGTCAACACCGCCTCGGGGTCCGGCCTGGTCGGCGACCTGTCGCGGATCGCCTATGGAACTTCAAAGGCCGGGGTCATCGCCCTGACCCGTTCGGTCGCGACCCAGTACGGCCGCCAAGGCATCCGCTGCAACGCCGTCGCGCCGGGTCTGATCCTGACCGAGTCGGCAAGGGAGGGCGTGCCCGAACTGATCGAGTTGATCCAGAACCACGTCCTGACACCTCGCCTCGGCACGCCGGAGGACGTGGCCGCAGTGGTGGCCTTCCTGGCGTCCGAGGACGCGGGCTTCATCAATGGCGAGACCATCGTCTGCAACGGCGGCTCGCTCGCACATCAGCCCCATACCCACGATCTCGCGCAGTATCTGGAAGGGCGTCACTGA
- a CDS encoding nuclear transport factor 2 family protein — MGARQEDAVRRMLASWSHDGGIAIDRIAGCFSDDARWTLYMPDGPTLVGHHAIRAELERQATYISAIETEIVLVASSDDMVIAERHDRFMRDGRPVERWVAGAFELSAEGRITAWRDYFDGLDFARQAGVSPDTLSGLEGLDARPGLERRPPVPEATDGTGLSMALHAPQGPQQAFVEAFCGAWGDGTPTSRPDVDRIIAMMAPDAEWRLWVPGGPLVKGREALAAEITRQIAYSGHNRCNTVRAVSNAHVVIQERSDWAVLVGRPCPHQMIAIYELDDEGLIVRWREYINMADLDRKRGVKAEVAHVETAS, encoded by the coding sequence ATGGGTGCGCGACAGGAAGACGCCGTCCGTCGGATGCTGGCGTCATGGAGTCACGATGGGGGAATCGCCATCGACAGGATCGCCGGATGCTTTTCCGACGACGCACGATGGACCCTCTATATGCCGGACGGGCCTACGCTGGTCGGCCACCATGCCATCCGGGCGGAACTCGAGCGGCAGGCGACATACATCTCGGCCATCGAGACGGAGATCGTGCTCGTCGCCTCAAGCGATGACATGGTGATCGCAGAGCGACACGATCGCTTCATGCGGGACGGCAGGCCTGTCGAGCGATGGGTCGCAGGTGCCTTCGAATTGAGTGCCGAAGGCCGCATCACGGCCTGGCGCGATTATTTCGACGGGCTGGATTTCGCACGGCAGGCCGGCGTCTCGCCGGACACCTTGTCAGGCCTCGAAGGCCTGGACGCGCGGCCTGGGCTGGAACGCCGACCGCCGGTTCCGGAGGCGACGGACGGGACTGGCCTGTCGATGGCCCTGCATGCGCCGCAAGGGCCTCAGCAAGCGTTCGTCGAGGCCTTCTGCGGGGCCTGGGGTGACGGAACGCCGACCAGCCGGCCCGATGTCGATCGCATCATCGCGATGATGGCACCCGACGCCGAATGGCGGCTCTGGGTTCCGGGTGGTCCTCTGGTCAAGGGACGCGAAGCTCTGGCCGCCGAAATCACCCGCCAGATCGCCTATTCGGGCCACAACCGGTGCAACACCGTCCGCGCGGTGTCGAATGCGCACGTCGTCATACAGGAGCGATCAGACTGGGCCGTGCTGGTAGGGCGGCCCTGCCCGCACCAGATGATCGCCATCTACGAGCTGGATGACGAGGGCCTGATCGTCCGCTGGCGCGAATACATCAACATGGCCGATCTGGATCGGAAGCGCGGAGTCAAGGCCGAAGTCGCCCACGTCGAGACCGCGTCGTAA
- a CDS encoding tannase/feruloyl esterase family alpha/beta hydrolase — MKSRLLACGGAVGALALFYGSSASAGTCETAAIQASAPADTTITSATSTAAPVPHCRIEGYVTTTNPGPNKVNFRLQLPDTGWQNRYYFIGMGGAAGYVPSDSQIPAGNPLVQGFAVAGTDTGHTGHILDWSFLADPAQARDHIDRGAHVTAVATQQITRLYYGVQSFYRYTSGCSGGGRMTTEAIERHPEDYDGVLLGAPGGRSSATMLAFINAAQQMAREPGSWVSPAKFVMLDAKVTAACDEIDGAKDDIIQDHTKCQFDFDTVACADGDKPDCLTQPELKSIKAIVAGPRSPAGQIKVGFPISNMTVWAGFMGQVPPPWSDAATVGNMARSSPGYVIGSSLAKVLFGPDFDVMTMDLNDQATIDRWWEATKKLDFGWPYSANLAPYRAAGGKVLMWNGVSDPCCIDTEMEQYYADAAVSVDGMNNLRQFASFYKIPGMGHCGSGTGPGDAPDVLMTELINWVEKGEAPGAVVAHRGVDRQQLLFADPATRMVSGVLVPPPTGTSRDFMLCRYPEVAVFDRSKAGVPNAVYDAANWTCQAPPRA, encoded by the coding sequence GTGAAATCCAGACTACTGGCGTGCGGCGGTGCCGTCGGGGCGCTGGCGCTATTCTACGGGTCATCCGCATCCGCAGGCACGTGCGAGACCGCCGCGATCCAGGCCAGCGCACCCGCCGACACCACGATCACCTCGGCGACCTCGACGGCGGCCCCCGTGCCGCACTGCCGAATCGAGGGCTATGTGACGACGACCAACCCGGGGCCGAACAAGGTCAATTTCCGGCTGCAACTTCCCGACACCGGCTGGCAGAACCGCTACTATTTCATCGGCATGGGCGGAGCCGCAGGCTACGTGCCGTCCGACTCGCAGATCCCCGCCGGCAATCCGCTGGTTCAGGGCTTCGCCGTCGCCGGCACCGATACGGGGCACACCGGGCACATCCTGGACTGGAGCTTCCTGGCCGATCCCGCTCAGGCCCGCGACCACATCGACCGCGGGGCCCATGTCACCGCTGTCGCGACCCAACAGATCACGCGTCTCTACTACGGCGTCCAGTCCTTCTATCGCTACACGTCCGGCTGCTCCGGTGGCGGGCGGATGACGACCGAAGCTATCGAGCGACACCCCGAGGACTATGACGGCGTCCTGCTCGGTGCCCCCGGTGGTCGCAGCTCGGCGACCATGCTGGCCTTCATCAACGCGGCCCAGCAGATGGCGCGCGAGCCGGGATCGTGGGTCTCGCCGGCCAAATTCGTCATGCTGGACGCCAAGGTCACCGCCGCCTGCGACGAGATCGACGGTGCCAAGGACGACATCATCCAGGATCATACAAAGTGCCAGTTCGACTTCGACACGGTAGCCTGCGCCGACGGTGACAAGCCGGATTGCCTGACCCAGCCCGAACTCAAAAGCATCAAGGCCATCGTAGCCGGGCCTCGCAGCCCGGCAGGTCAGATCAAGGTCGGCTTTCCGATCTCCAACATGACGGTGTGGGCCGGCTTCATGGGTCAGGTTCCGCCACCATGGTCGGACGCCGCCACTGTCGGGAACATGGCGCGTTCATCGCCCGGCTATGTGATCGGCAGCTCGCTGGCCAAGGTCCTGTTCGGCCCTGACTTCGACGTGATGACCATGGACCTCAACGACCAGGCCACCATCGACCGCTGGTGGGAGGCAACCAAGAAGCTGGATTTCGGCTGGCCCTACAGCGCCAACCTCGCGCCCTATCGCGCCGCCGGGGGCAAGGTGCTGATGTGGAACGGGGTCAGTGATCCTTGCTGCATCGACACGGAGATGGAGCAATACTACGCCGATGCGGCCGTCTCGGTCGACGGTATGAACAACCTGCGTCAGTTCGCCAGCTTCTATAAGATCCCGGGCATGGGTCACTGCGGTTCGGGCACTGGCCCGGGCGATGCGCCCGACGTCCTGATGACCGAACTCATCAACTGGGTCGAGAAGGGCGAGGCCCCCGGTGCCGTCGTCGCGCACCGAGGCGTTGACCGTCAGCAGCTGCTGTTCGCCGATCCCGCGACCCGGATGGTGTCCGGTGTCCTCGTGCCGCCGCCGACGGGAACCTCGCGCGATTTCATGCTGTGCCGCTATCCAGAGGTCGCCGTGTTTGATCGCTCCAAGGCCGGCGTGCCCAACGCCGTCTATGACGCCGCAAACTGGACCTGCCAGGCCCCGCCACGCGCCTGA
- a CDS encoding SDR family NAD(P)-dependent oxidoreductase: protein MIDESRRDPTFVSKYGPWVLVSGASEGTGAELATLAAAKGCNVVLVARRLNKLDALATVLRDRFGVEVVAHSLDLTVVDGAARLQACAGGLDLGLVVFNAGGDSVGGPFLAKPYSEWRQLLQRNIDMLTEACHRFATAFVAQGRGGIVIIGSEAAFQGTGRLALYSATKGYALNLGESLWRELKPKGVDVLNVLIGATDTPKLRTVFERNNLSPDAVPLTLAEDVARVALDHLGDGPTVVLDALDNDDNPMLSRRLRRERVVNHSEFLNHFYGPE from the coding sequence ATGATTGACGAAAGCCGGCGAGATCCGACCTTTGTCTCGAAATATGGTCCCTGGGTGCTGGTCAGCGGCGCTTCGGAGGGCACAGGCGCGGAGCTGGCGACCCTCGCGGCGGCCAAGGGCTGCAATGTGGTGCTGGTGGCGCGACGGCTGAACAAGCTGGATGCGCTGGCGACGGTATTGCGCGACCGGTTTGGCGTGGAGGTCGTAGCGCACTCCCTGGACCTGACGGTCGTGGACGGTGCCGCAAGGCTTCAGGCCTGCGCTGGCGGGCTCGACCTGGGCCTCGTCGTCTTCAACGCCGGCGGCGACAGCGTCGGAGGGCCGTTTCTGGCCAAGCCCTATTCCGAGTGGCGACAACTGCTTCAACGCAACATCGACATGCTGACCGAGGCCTGTCACCGCTTCGCCACGGCCTTTGTCGCCCAGGGTCGCGGAGGGATCGTCATCATCGGATCGGAGGCGGCGTTCCAGGGAACCGGTCGGCTGGCGCTCTATTCCGCGACCAAGGGCTATGCCTTGAACCTGGGTGAAAGCCTGTGGCGCGAGCTGAAGCCCAAGGGGGTCGATGTCCTGAACGTCCTGATCGGCGCGACCGATACGCCCAAGCTGCGCACGGTGTTCGAGAGGAACAATCTGTCGCCGGACGCGGTGCCGCTGACCCTGGCCGAGGATGTCGCGCGGGTCGCGCTCGACCACCTCGGCGATGGGCCGACCGTGGTCCTGGACGCGCTGGACAACGACGACAATCCGATGCTGTCACGACGCCTTCGGCGCGAGCGGGTGGTGAATCACAGCGAATTCCTGAATCACTTCTATGGGCCGGAGTGA
- a CDS encoding SDR family oxidoreductase has protein sequence MTRLAGKTAVITGAGSGIGRASALKFSAEGAAVAVTDILGDTAEAVADEIRAAGGKAIGFAVDVADDLALRGMIDRTIADLGRLDILFNNAVNTAAGKRKRDVDFLEFDPAVFHEIVQVNVLGGVLASKHALPHMLERGSGCILFTSSTSSLGGDVAQFSYGASKAMVNWYVKTIATNYGKQGIRCNAVIPGVIETPAMKAWASAEMHAAFMKLQNAPRLGRPEDIANLAAYLASDEAAFMNGGLYKCDGGMTAPLPFAQLQLDYLIPQHKPAAMPVEA, from the coding sequence ATGACACGTCTGGCTGGCAAGACTGCCGTCATCACAGGGGCCGGCTCGGGCATCGGCCGCGCCTCCGCCCTGAAGTTCTCAGCCGAGGGCGCTGCCGTCGCCGTCACCGATATTCTCGGCGACACCGCCGAGGCCGTGGCCGACGAAATCCGGGCCGCAGGCGGCAAGGCGATCGGCTTCGCCGTCGACGTCGCCGACGACCTGGCTCTGAGAGGTATGATCGACCGCACCATCGCCGACCTGGGCAGGCTGGACATCCTGTTCAACAACGCCGTCAACACCGCGGCCGGCAAGCGCAAGCGGGACGTCGATTTCCTGGAGTTCGATCCCGCGGTCTTTCACGAGATCGTCCAGGTCAACGTTCTTGGCGGGGTGCTCGCCTCGAAACACGCCCTGCCCCACATGCTGGAACGGGGCAGCGGCTGCATCCTGTTCACCTCCTCGACCAGTTCGCTGGGCGGAGATGTGGCGCAGTTTTCGTACGGCGCATCCAAGGCGATGGTGAACTGGTACGTCAAGACGATCGCCACCAACTATGGAAAGCAGGGCATCCGCTGCAACGCGGTCATCCCGGGCGTGATCGAGACCCCGGCGATGAAGGCCTGGGCTAGCGCCGAGATGCATGCCGCCTTCATGAAGCTGCAGAATGCGCCCCGCCTGGGTCGCCCCGAGGACATCGCGAATCTGGCCGCCTATCTGGCGTCCGATGAGGCGGCCTTCATGAACGGCGGGCTCTACAAATGCGACGGCGGAATGACCGCGCCCCTGCCCTTCGCCCAGCTTCAGCTCGACTATCTGATCCCCCAGCACAAGCCGGCCGCGATGCCGGTGGAGGCCTGA
- a CDS encoding TetR/AcrR family transcriptional regulator yields MARLFHEYPKTAKKLMLAAERLYGQHGLDGVSLRQLATAAGQANNYVVQHHFGSKLGLIQAVSEMRLPAMEAHRQSLLDAARAENDFSVARMLSCLFSPLVTVLEAQDMKDYARFTLAVMHLDPEQHPFVRSTDISPASTEIRSKLSESLSHLEPDVFRRRLALSASVFLNGISELGGKLKLSPAGYASTDQYCSDVFEAALAVLTCPFSTEARADFRKADAS; encoded by the coding sequence ATGGCAAGACTGTTTCACGAGTATCCTAAGACCGCCAAAAAGCTGATGCTGGCGGCGGAACGGCTGTACGGTCAGCACGGTCTGGATGGAGTGTCGCTGCGCCAACTGGCCACCGCCGCCGGCCAGGCCAACAACTATGTCGTCCAGCATCATTTCGGATCCAAGCTCGGCCTGATCCAGGCGGTGTCGGAGATGCGACTTCCGGCCATGGAGGCTCATCGCCAGAGCCTCCTCGACGCGGCCCGGGCCGAGAATGATTTCAGCGTGGCGCGAATGCTCAGCTGCCTGTTCTCCCCCTTGGTGACGGTGCTGGAGGCGCAGGACATGAAGGACTATGCGCGCTTCACCCTGGCCGTGATGCATCTGGACCCGGAACAGCATCCGTTCGTGCGATCGACCGACATATCGCCGGCCTCGACCGAGATCCGCAGCAAGCTCAGCGAATCGCTCTCGCATCTCGAGCCCGATGTGTTCCGCCGCCGGCTAGCGCTGAGCGCCAGCGTGTTTCTGAACGGCATTTCCGAGCTGGGCGGCAAGCTCAAGCTGTCGCCTGCCGGCTATGCCAGCACCGACCAGTATTGCAGTGACGTCTTCGAGGCCGCCCTGGCGGTCCTGACCTGTCCGTTCTCGACCGAGGCCCGCGCCGATTTCCGCAAAGCCGACGCAAGCTGA
- a CDS encoding carboxylesterase family protein, with product MSHLLAFSGAASAAAAVILAAVLAVALPPPPAQAQDAAPIVATPEGQLQGVPSKGVLSFLGIHYGADTGGANRFLPPAPPPAWGGVRVADRMGDRCPQPPVNMPPEMASVLSFSDLPTSEDCLVLNVWTPAVADNAKRPVMVWLHGGGFFLGSGGDKYYEGSNLSRGQDVVVVTLNHRLNVFGYLQLGAEAGPQYADSNLAGMLDIVAALKWVKANIASFGGDPDNVTIFGQSGGGSKVSTLLAMPSAQGLFHKAIIQSGAAVKVGTLEAATTTRDKLFAQLGLQVGDVAALRALPTDTLMKAGARAGLLAYMPAVDGETLPTNPFDPVGSPLSAGVPIMVGSTKDEATNVVLSDPTWQTMTEADLTTRVGGIVGPAEAANTIALYRAQAPNDLPMHLYTSVMTDMMFTASSITLAERKYAQQAAPVYMYKIDWNSPVLGGKLRSPHAVELPFIFDNVDVSAGLVGAGPEQNAMADLMSATFAAFARTGNPSIPGAPAWPAYTPQTRETFIYDVRPSVVADPNGQLRAYWAARAAQPEPAESPIQGVMDGKKFE from the coding sequence ATGTCTCATCTCCTTGCATTCAGCGGAGCCGCATCGGCGGCGGCCGCGGTCATCCTCGCCGCCGTACTGGCCGTGGCCCTGCCCCCGCCCCCTGCACAGGCCCAGGACGCGGCACCCATCGTTGCGACCCCCGAGGGCCAGCTTCAGGGCGTGCCTTCCAAAGGCGTATTGTCGTTCCTCGGCATCCACTATGGAGCCGATACAGGCGGCGCGAACCGCTTCCTTCCGCCTGCCCCGCCACCGGCCTGGGGCGGAGTTCGGGTCGCTGACCGCATGGGCGATCGGTGCCCACAGCCGCCCGTGAACATGCCGCCCGAGATGGCGAGCGTCCTGTCCTTCTCCGATCTGCCGACCAGCGAGGACTGCCTGGTCCTCAACGTCTGGACCCCCGCGGTCGCTGACAACGCCAAGCGCCCGGTCATGGTCTGGCTGCACGGCGGCGGCTTCTTCCTGGGGAGCGGCGGCGACAAATACTATGAAGGCAGCAACCTTTCGCGCGGCCAAGACGTCGTGGTCGTCACGCTGAACCACCGCCTGAATGTGTTCGGCTATCTTCAACTCGGGGCGGAGGCGGGGCCGCAGTACGCCGACTCGAACCTGGCCGGGATGCTGGACATCGTGGCGGCCTTGAAATGGGTCAAGGCCAATATCGCGTCCTTCGGCGGTGACCCCGACAACGTCACCATCTTCGGCCAGTCGGGCGGCGGCTCCAAGGTCAGCACCCTGCTGGCCATGCCGTCAGCCCAGGGCCTGTTCCACAAGGCGATCATCCAGAGCGGCGCGGCCGTGAAGGTCGGCACGCTTGAGGCCGCGACCACCACACGCGACAAGCTGTTCGCCCAGCTGGGTCTACAGGTCGGGGATGTCGCAGCTCTGCGTGCCTTGCCGACCGACACCCTCATGAAGGCCGGGGCCCGCGCCGGACTCCTGGCCTATATGCCCGCCGTCGATGGCGAGACATTGCCCACCAACCCTTTCGACCCCGTCGGCTCGCCCTTGTCGGCTGGCGTCCCGATTATGGTCGGCTCGACCAAGGACGAGGCCACCAATGTGGTCCTCAGCGACCCGACCTGGCAGACGATGACCGAGGCCGATCTGACCACCCGCGTCGGCGGCATCGTCGGCCCAGCCGAAGCAGCCAACACCATCGCCCTGTATCGCGCCCAAGCCCCGAACGACCTGCCGATGCACCTCTACACCAGCGTCATGACGGACATGATGTTCACGGCCAGCTCGATCACCCTCGCCGAGCGCAAGTACGCCCAGCAGGCCGCGCCGGTATACATGTACAAGATCGACTGGAACTCGCCCGTGCTCGGCGGCAAGCTGCGGTCGCCCCACGCGGTCGAACTGCCTTTCATCTTCGACAATGTCGATGTCTCGGCAGGCCTGGTTGGTGCAGGCCCCGAGCAGAACGCCATGGCGGACCTGATGAGCGCGACCTTCGCCGCCTTCGCACGCACCGGCAATCCGTCGATCCCCGGTGCGCCCGCCTGGCCGGCCTATACGCCGCAGACGCGCGAGACCTTCATCTACGATGTGCGCCCGAGCGTCGTCGCCGATCCCAACGGCCAGCTCAGGGCCTATTGGGCCGCCCGCGCCGCCCAGCCAGAACCGGCCGAGTCCCCGATCCAGGGCGTCATGGACGGCAAGAAGTTTGAATAG
- a CDS encoding TonB-dependent receptor — MARHTLLAGASALALLLSSSVGLSAAQAQNRPAPAEEDQASALGDIVVVARRSEERLQDVPLSVTGISAEELESRTITTGTDLQKLVPTLSVGVSIFGGAQQFSLRGVRTGVVSYLNEVPVNAVLADQMLWDLASIQAVSGPQGTLFGKNSTGGAVLFVQNTPTDEFEGYLEGRVGSYNLYEGTAVVNLPVNDMLALRFGARVTRRDGLIDNLTGPDLQKLDHRSVRFSARFTPNEYLSNVTTFNLADRDDTPYAQISGAGPGTPTCPTALPACIYGAAYGVELAAQRARGIRTVSIPLNASQTATPWQFTNVLSGYFGSVTAKYIFGYQKNEDRQFTSQLSIPLPVIIGLNDNETSLTTHEAQLLGTAFGERLSWVTGLYSSASDVNNFNAYLLFAPVGTSHNVNTTQQTGGNTTTDSWAVYAQGTLAVTDRLNLTAGIRYTEDDVKTAQFGFSPGLRCNLPAALPSVNIATCTQRIAAQTDAVTYNLSVDFKATDDVLLYATTRKGYNAGGFNANINDPDLEVVRPEFITDYEAGLKADWSLGSMPIRTNLSAFYAEYTDIQRTTSLLFQNLVVTGNFNAAEATIYGGQIELLARPLESLTIQASYGYLHTQYDSYQNAILGDVSGNRFAQAPQDSVNLSATWRHPLSVGELVGEIGYAYISEVAFADDNLTTPGNIAPAYGLIDARLDWKDVGGRGIDLGVYVKNATDEDYLLNTTDRTTPFGFQSQLYGDPRTFGFEVRYAL; from the coding sequence ATGGCTAGACATACCCTGCTCGCGGGAGCGAGCGCGCTTGCACTCTTACTGTCTTCGTCGGTCGGACTGAGTGCCGCCCAGGCCCAGAACCGCCCGGCACCGGCCGAGGAAGACCAGGCCTCCGCACTCGGAGACATAGTTGTCGTCGCCCGCCGTTCCGAAGAACGCCTCCAGGACGTTCCGCTCAGCGTGACGGGGATCTCGGCGGAGGAGCTCGAAAGCCGCACGATCACGACCGGCACCGATCTCCAGAAGCTGGTTCCAACCCTCAGCGTCGGTGTCAGCATTTTCGGCGGGGCGCAGCAGTTCTCGCTACGGGGTGTTCGCACCGGCGTGGTCAGCTATCTCAACGAGGTTCCCGTCAACGCCGTCCTGGCCGATCAGATGCTGTGGGACCTGGCCTCGATCCAGGCCGTCTCCGGCCCCCAGGGCACCCTGTTCGGCAAGAACAGCACCGGCGGTGCCGTCCTGTTCGTCCAGAACACGCCGACGGACGAATTCGAAGGCTACCTCGAAGGGCGGGTCGGCAGTTACAACCTGTATGAAGGCACTGCGGTCGTAAACCTGCCCGTCAACGACATGCTCGCCCTGCGCTTCGGGGCCCGCGTGACCCGGCGCGACGGCCTCATCGACAACCTGACCGGCCCGGATCTTCAGAAGCTGGATCATCGGTCGGTTCGGTTCTCGGCCCGATTCACGCCCAATGAGTATCTGAGCAACGTCACGACCTTCAATCTCGCGGATCGAGACGATACGCCCTACGCCCAGATCAGTGGTGCCGGCCCGGGAACGCCGACCTGCCCGACAGCCTTGCCGGCCTGCATCTACGGCGCGGCCTACGGCGTCGAACTGGCCGCCCAGCGCGCGCGCGGCATTCGAACCGTGTCCATCCCGCTGAACGCCAGCCAGACCGCCACGCCGTGGCAGTTCACCAATGTGCTGAGCGGCTATTTTGGATCGGTCACGGCCAAATACATCTTCGGCTACCAGAAAAACGAGGACCGCCAGTTCACCAGCCAGCTGTCGATCCCTCTGCCCGTCATCATCGGGCTGAACGACAACGAGACCAGCCTGACCACCCATGAAGCCCAGCTGCTGGGGACCGCGTTCGGTGAGCGACTGTCCTGGGTCACCGGCCTGTATTCGTCGGCCAGCGACGTGAACAACTTCAACGCCTATCTGTTGTTCGCCCCGGTCGGCACGTCTCACAACGTCAATACGACCCAGCAGACCGGCGGGAACACCACCACCGATTCCTGGGCTGTCTATGCGCAGGGCACCCTGGCGGTGACCGATCGCCTGAACCTGACGGCGGGCATCCGATACACTGAGGACGATGTGAAGACCGCCCAATTCGGCTTCAGCCCTGGCCTGCGCTGCAATCTTCCGGCGGCCCTGCCCAGCGTGAACATCGCCACCTGCACCCAGCGCATCGCCGCCCAGACGGACGCCGTCACCTACAACCTGTCGGTGGATTTCAAGGCCACCGACGACGTGCTGCTGTATGCGACCACGCGCAAGGGCTACAATGCCGGAGGCTTCAACGCCAACATCAACGATCCCGACCTGGAGGTCGTACGGCCCGAGTTCATCACCGACTACGAGGCCGGTCTGAAGGCGGACTGGAGTCTGGGCAGCATGCCGATCCGGACCAATCTGTCGGCCTTCTACGCCGAGTACACCGACATCCAGCGCACCACCTCGCTGCTGTTCCAGAACCTGGTCGTGACCGGCAATTTCAACGCCGCCGAAGCGACCATCTATGGCGGGCAGATCGAACTTCTGGCGCGGCCGCTGGAGTCCCTGACAATCCAGGCGTCCTACGGCTATCTGCACACCCAGTACGACAGCTATCAAAACGCCATCCTCGGCGACGTCAGCGGCAACCGCTTTGCCCAGGCACCCCAGGACTCGGTGAACCTTTCGGCGACCTGGCGTCACCCCTTGAGCGTCGGCGAACTGGTCGGCGAGATCGGCTATGCCTACATCAGCGAGGTTGCCTTCGCCGACGACAACCTGACCACGCCCGGCAACATCGCCCCGGCCTATGGCCTGATCGATGCGCGTCTGGACTGGAAGGATGTCGGCGGTCGCGGCATCGATCTGGGCGTCTACGTCAAGAACGCGACCGACGAAGATTACCTGCTGAACACGACCGACCGGACGACCCCGTTCGGCTTCCAGTCCCAGCTTTATGGCGACCCGCGGACCTTCGGCTTCGAAGTTCGCTACGCGCTTTAG